The stretch of DNA CATCGGCACCACGAACAGGGTGAAGATGGTCCCGATCGAGATGCCCGAGAAGATCACCAGCCCCATCGAGTACCGCGCCGCGGCCCCCGCGCCGGAGGCGACGATCAGCGGCACCACACCAAGCGCCATCGCGGCGGTGGTCATCAGGATCGGGCGCAGGCGCACCCGCGCCGAGGCGATGATCCCCTCGCGGCGCGACAGGCCCTGCTCGCGGCGCAGCTGGTTGGCGAATTCGACCAGCAGGATGCCGTGCTTGGTGATCAGGCCGATCAGGGTGATCAGCCCCACCTGCGTGTAGATGTTCACCGTCCCGAGGCCCAGGTTCAGCGGCACCACCGCCCCGAAGATCGACAGCGGCACCGACATCAGGATGATGAGCGGGTCGCGGAAACTTTCGAACTGCGCGGCCAGCACCAGGTAGATCACGACGACGGCGGCGGCAAAGGCGATGAGGATTGTGTTGCCCTCGGTCACTTCCAGCCGCGACTGGCCGGAATAGTCGATGAAGAAGCCGTCGGGCAGCAGCGGACGGGCGATCTCCTCGATCAGGGCCAGCCCCTCGCCGGTGGAGACGCCGGGCAGGGGCAGGGCGCTGATGGTGGCGGAGTTGAGCTGGTTGAACTGCTCGATCGCCGCCGCCGAAACCCCCGTCGATATGTTCACCACAGCCGAGAGCGGCACCATTTCCCCGGTGGTGGAGCGGACGTAGAAATCGCCCAGCCTCTCGGGGTTGTCGCGGTATTCCGCGGGCACCTGGAGGATCACGTCATAGCTGTTCGAGTCCCGGTCGAACTGCGCCACGGCGCCGCCGCCGACCAGCAGGCCCAGCGTCGTGCCGATCTGCGCGGGTGGCAGGTTCAGCGCCGCCGCCCGGTCGCGGTCGATGGTCACGGTGACCTGCGGCGCGTCGAAGGCCAGCGAGTTCTGCACGATGATGAACCGGCCCGAGGCCTGCGCCTCGGCGCGGATTTCCTCGGCCACCTCGTAGACGCGCTGCGGATCGCCGGTGGACTGGATCACCATGGAGATCGGCAGCCCGCCGCCCGCACCGGGCAGCGAGGGGGGCGCGAAGACGAAAGCCTCGACTCCCGCGACCGCCGATATCCGCCCTTGCAGGTCCTGCTGTATCTCGGCCTGCGAGCGGTCCCGGTCGGCCCAGTCGTCGAAGGCCCAGAGCGCGATGCCCGAATTGGTCGCGCCGCCGAAGCCCACGATCGAAAAATTCGCCCGCAACTCCGGCAGATCCTCGGTCAGGGCGCGCATCTGGTCGATATAGACCTTGGTATATTCCGATGTGGCATAGCGCGGCGCGTTGACGATCGCGAACAGCGCGCCCGAATCCTCCTCGGGGGCAAGCTCGCTCGAGGTGCGCTGGAACAACCAGCCGGTCAGGGCGACCAGCACCGCCACCATCAGCAACGTCGCGGGCCGGTAGTCGAGAGAGCTGGACACGCGGCGCTCGTACCAGCCGGCCAGCCGTTCGAACCCGCGGTCCACGCGCTGCTGGAAGCGGCTGTGCCCGCCCTGCTTCAGAAGCCGGGCCGACATCATCGGCGTGATGGTCAGCGCGACGATGCCCGAAATCACCACGGCGCCCGCAAGCGTCATGGCGAATTCGCGGAACAGCGCGCCGGTCAGGCCGCCGGTGAAGGCAAGCGGCGCGAACACCGCCGCAAGCGTGATCGTCATGGCCACGACCGGGCCCGAGATCTCGCGCATGCCCCGGAACGAGGCCTGCATCGGCGTCATCCCGTCCTCGATGTGGCGGTGGATGTTCTCGACCACCACGATGGCGTCGTCCACCACGAGGCCGATC from Halovulum dunhuangense encodes:
- a CDS encoding efflux RND transporter permease subunit, giving the protein MNLSAIFIQRPVLSTVLGLLILLLGLQGMSGLQVRQYPEVEETVITVTTVYPGASADLIQGFVTSPIAAAVATTENLDYVTSSSRPSASTVTINMRLGADPDVALTEVMSKVQQVRSQLPQDAEDPTIVKGTGMTFATMYLAMQNPNMSAEQLTEYIERVIRPRMSTIPGVAEVQVIGAANYAMRVWIDPVRLAGRGLTPAEVLSAVNNANFLAAPGSTKNEFVTYSITLDSTLQTPEAFGALPIRADGDEVVRLADVARIELAAESTDTIVNFNGEPGTFIGVFPTPGANPLDMSEAVLAELPEIQASLPDGMDMTLMYDATEQISASITEVFKTIAEAVLIVILIILLFLGSFRSVLMPIVTIPLSLIGVMFILLMLGYSINLLSLLAMVLAIGLVVDDAIVVVENIHRHIEDGMTPMQASFRGMREISGPVVAMTITLAAVFAPLAFTGGLTGALFREFAMTLAGAVVISGIVALTITPMMSARLLKQGGHSRFQQRVDRGFERLAGWYERRVSSSLDYRPATLLMVAVLVALTGWLFQRTSSELAPEEDSGALFAIVNAPRYATSEYTKVYIDQMRALTEDLPELRANFSIVGFGGATNSGIALWAFDDWADRDRSQAEIQQDLQGRISAVAGVEAFVFAPPSLPGAGGGLPISMVIQSTGDPQRVYEVAEEIRAEAQASGRFIIVQNSLAFDAPQVTVTIDRDRAAALNLPPAQIGTTLGLLVGGGAVAQFDRDSNSYDVILQVPAEYRDNPERLGDFYVRSTTGEMVPLSAVVNISTGVSAAAIEQFNQLNSATISALPLPGVSTGEGLALIEEIARPLLPDGFFIDYSGQSRLEVTEGNTILIAFAAAVVVIYLVLAAQFESFRDPLIILMSVPLSIFGAVVPLNLGLGTVNIYTQVGLITLIGLITKHGILLVEFANQLRREQGLSRREGIIASARVRLRPILMTTAAMALGVVPLIVASGAGAAARYSMGLVIFSGISIGTIFTLFVVPMFYTLISREDMKPEPETPETRHGAVAPAE